Proteins encoded within one genomic window of Xylophilus sp. GOD-11R:
- the mraZ gene encoding division/cell wall cluster transcriptional repressor MraZ → MFQGASSLSLDAKGRLSVPTRHRDVLGATASGQLTITKHPHGCLMVFPRPEWEKFRERIAQLPMSAQWWKRIFLGNAMDVEMDGTGRVLVSPELRAAAGLAKDCVLLGMGNHFELWDKTSYDAQEAEAMKGEMPDAFQDFSF, encoded by the coding sequence GTGTTCCAAGGGGCCTCGTCGCTGAGTCTCGATGCCAAGGGGCGCTTGTCCGTCCCGACGCGTCACCGCGACGTCCTGGGCGCGACCGCTTCCGGTCAGCTCACCATCACCAAGCATCCGCATGGCTGCCTGATGGTGTTCCCGCGCCCTGAATGGGAGAAGTTCCGCGAGCGTATTGCCCAGTTGCCCATGTCCGCCCAGTGGTGGAAGCGCATTTTTCTCGGTAACGCGATGGATGTGGAGATGGATGGCACCGGCCGCGTGCTGGTGTCGCCGGAACTGCGTGCAGCCGCAGGTCTGGCCAAAGACTGCGTTTTGCTGGGCATGGGCAACCATTTCGAACTCTGGGACAAGACGAGCTACGACGCCCAGGAAGCCGAAGCCATGAAGGGCGAGATGCCTGACGCCTTCCAGGACTTCTCCTTCTGA
- the rsmH gene encoding 16S rRNA (cytosine(1402)-N(4))-methyltransferase RsmH: protein MTTAALHTTVMLNEAVDALVQDPDGTYVDATFGRGGHSRLILSRLSPAGRLIAFDKDPEAIAAASAIGDERFSIRHEGFAQLGELPPGSAAGVLMDLGVSSPQIDNPARGFSFRFDGPLDMRMDPTRGESVADWLAAAETQQIAEVIRDYGEERFAGPIAKAIVARRQERGPLTTTAELAELVAGAVKTREQGQNPATRTFQALRIFINAELEELQQALNASLSVLRPGGRLSVISFHSLEDRIVKTFIAQQSKEVYDRRAPFAPPQPMRLVALGRSKPSAAEVSANPRSRSAMLRVAERTEVSA from the coding sequence ATGACGACCGCTGCTCTCCACACGACCGTCATGCTGAACGAGGCGGTCGACGCCTTGGTCCAGGATCCGGACGGCACCTATGTCGACGCCACCTTCGGGCGCGGCGGCCACAGCCGGCTCATTTTGTCGCGGCTCTCGCCGGCCGGCCGGCTGATCGCCTTCGACAAGGATCCGGAGGCCATCGCCGCCGCCAGCGCGATCGGCGACGAGCGCTTCTCGATCCGGCACGAGGGCTTTGCCCAGTTGGGGGAGCTGCCTCCGGGCAGCGCCGCCGGGGTCCTGATGGACCTCGGTGTCAGCTCCCCCCAGATCGATAACCCCGCACGGGGTTTTTCTTTTCGTTTCGACGGTCCGCTCGACATGCGCATGGATCCCACGCGCGGCGAGAGCGTGGCCGACTGGCTGGCTGCGGCCGAAACGCAGCAGATCGCGGAGGTGATACGTGACTACGGCGAAGAACGGTTTGCTGGCCCCATTGCGAAGGCGATTGTTGCTCGCCGACAGGAACGGGGCCCTCTCACGACCACTGCCGAGCTGGCCGAGCTCGTGGCTGGCGCGGTCAAGACCCGCGAGCAGGGGCAGAACCCCGCCACGCGCACCTTTCAGGCTCTTCGGATTTTCATCAACGCCGAGCTCGAAGAGCTTCAGCAGGCCCTGAACGCCAGCCTGTCGGTGTTGCGTCCGGGCGGGCGGCTGTCGGTGATCAGCTTCCATTCGCTCGAAGACCGCATCGTCAAGACCTTCATCGCGCAGCAGTCCAAGGAGGTCTACGACCGCCGGGCACCGTTCGCGCCGCCGCAGCCGATGCGCCTGGTGGCGCTGGGCCGCAGTAAACCGAGCGCGGCCGAGGTCAGTGCCAACCCCCGTTCGCGCAGCGCCATGCTGCGCGTGGCCGAGCGCACCGAGGTGTCGGCATGA
- the dksA gene encoding RNA polymerase-binding protein DksA has product MPSIVPAPVKKDPKLAQNWKSKSGDALTDAEVIAMPDAEYMNEKQLAFFRHKLVVLKQDMLANAGETTEHLREDTVVVPDPADRATIEEEHALELRTRDRERKLLKKIEQSIARIDAGDYGYCDETGEPIGVGRLLARPTATLSLEAQQRRELKQKMFGD; this is encoded by the coding sequence ATGCCTTCCATCGTTCCTGCCCCCGTGAAGAAAGACCCGAAGCTTGCCCAAAACTGGAAGAGCAAGTCGGGTGATGCCCTGACCGACGCCGAAGTCATCGCCATGCCCGATGCCGAGTACATGAACGAGAAGCAGCTGGCGTTCTTCCGCCACAAGCTCGTCGTGCTCAAGCAGGACATGCTGGCCAACGCCGGTGAAACCACCGAACACCTCCGTGAAGACACGGTGGTCGTTCCCGATCCGGCCGACCGCGCCACCATCGAGGAAGAACACGCCCTCGAACTGCGTACCCGCGATCGCGAACGCAAGCTGCTCAAGAAGATCGAGCAGTCCATCGCCCGCATCGACGCCGGCGATTACGGCTACTGCGACGAGACCGGCGAGCCGATCGGCGTCGGCCGCCTGCTGGCCCGCCCGACCGCCACGCTTTCGCTGGAAGCGCAACAGCGCCGCGAGCTCAAGCAGAAGATGTTCGGGGACTGA
- the hslV gene encoding ATP-dependent protease subunit HslV, giving the protein MDHSSDSAVFHGTTILSVRRQTPEGWQVAIGGDGQVTLGNIVIKGTARKVRKLHHEKVLAGFAGATADAFTLFERFEAKLEKHQGQLARAAIELTKEWRTDRVLRRLEAMLAVADRTTSLIITGNGDVLEPEQGIVAIGSGGAYAHSAAKALIDNTDLPADVVVKKSLEIAGSLCIYTNMSHTIETLS; this is encoded by the coding sequence ATGGATCATTCGAGCGACAGCGCCGTGTTTCACGGCACCACCATTCTCAGCGTCCGCCGCCAGACTCCCGAGGGCTGGCAGGTCGCCATCGGCGGAGACGGCCAGGTGACCCTGGGCAACATCGTCATCAAGGGCACCGCGCGCAAGGTGCGCAAGCTGCACCACGAGAAGGTGCTGGCCGGATTCGCCGGCGCCACCGCCGATGCCTTCACCCTGTTCGAGCGCTTTGAGGCCAAGCTGGAAAAGCACCAGGGCCAGTTGGCACGTGCCGCCATCGAGCTCACCAAGGAATGGCGCACCGACCGGGTGCTGCGCCGCCTGGAAGCCATGCTGGCGGTGGCCGATCGCACTACTTCGCTGATCATCACCGGCAACGGCGACGTGCTGGAGCCGGAGCAGGGCATCGTTGCGATCGGGTCCGGCGGGGCGTATGCGCATTCGGCGGCCAAGGCGCTGATCGACAACACCGACCTGCCCGCCGACGTGGTGGTGAAGAAGTCGCTGGAGATCGCGGGCAGCCTGTGTATCTACACCAACATGTCCCACACCATAGAGACCTTGAGCTAA
- the hslU gene encoding ATP-dependent protease ATPase subunit HslU: protein MTPQEIVSELDRHIVGQREAKRAVAIALRNRWRRQQVDEKLRHEITPKNILMIGPTGVGKTEIARRLARLADAPFIKVEATKFTEVGYVGKDVDTIVRDLVEVAVKQTREAEMKLHRERAVDAAEDRVLDILLPPARPTGAAAEEGALAIAAPAPESTARQAFRKKLREGQLDDKEIELDLAEAPPPVDVVGPPGMEGMAEQLRGMFGQMGGRRKTRRLKIAEALRLLTDEEAGKLVNEEETRARAVSNAEQNGIVFIDEIDKVASRSEGGGSTAEISRQGVQRDLLPLVEGTSVTTKYGIVKTDHMLFIASGAFHLAKPSDLIPELQGRFPIRVELQSLSALDFEAILVQTHASLVRQYQALMATEGVQVEFTPEGITRLAAIAYEVNERTEDIGARRLATVMERLLDEASFDAANLAGQTLTVDAAYVDARLGELSRNEDLSRFIL, encoded by the coding sequence ATGACCCCCCAGGAGATCGTCTCCGAACTCGATCGACACATCGTTGGCCAGCGCGAGGCCAAGCGGGCGGTGGCGATCGCCTTGCGCAACCGCTGGCGGCGGCAGCAGGTCGACGAGAAGTTGCGCCACGAGATCACGCCCAAGAACATCCTGATGATCGGGCCGACCGGCGTGGGCAAGACCGAGATCGCGCGGCGGCTGGCGCGGCTGGCGGACGCGCCGTTCATCAAGGTGGAGGCGACCAAGTTCACCGAGGTCGGCTACGTGGGCAAGGACGTCGACACCATCGTGCGCGACCTGGTCGAAGTGGCGGTCAAGCAGACCCGCGAGGCCGAGATGAAGCTGCACCGCGAACGCGCCGTCGACGCCGCCGAGGACCGGGTGCTCGACATCCTGCTGCCGCCGGCGCGCCCCACCGGTGCCGCCGCGGAGGAGGGCGCGCTCGCCATCGCCGCGCCCGCGCCCGAGAGCACCGCCCGCCAGGCGTTCCGCAAGAAGCTGCGCGAAGGCCAGCTCGACGACAAGGAAATCGAGCTCGACCTGGCCGAGGCACCGCCGCCGGTCGACGTGGTCGGCCCGCCGGGCATGGAAGGCATGGCCGAGCAATTGCGCGGCATGTTCGGGCAGATGGGCGGACGGCGGAAGACGCGCCGGCTGAAGATCGCCGAGGCCCTGCGGCTGCTGACCGACGAGGAGGCCGGCAAGCTGGTCAACGAGGAAGAGACCCGCGCCCGGGCCGTGAGCAACGCCGAGCAGAACGGCATCGTGTTCATCGACGAGATCGACAAGGTCGCCTCGCGCAGCGAGGGCGGTGGCAGCACCGCCGAGATCTCGCGGCAGGGTGTGCAGCGCGACCTGCTGCCGCTGGTGGAAGGCACTTCGGTGACCACCAAGTACGGCATCGTCAAGACCGACCACATGCTGTTCATCGCCTCGGGCGCCTTCCACCTGGCCAAGCCCAGCGACCTGATTCCCGAGCTGCAGGGGCGTTTCCCGATCCGGGTCGAGCTGCAATCGCTCTCCGCCCTGGATTTCGAGGCCATCCTGGTTCAGACGCATGCGTCGCTGGTACGCCAGTACCAGGCGCTCATGGCGACCGAAGGCGTGCAGGTGGAGTTCACCCCCGAAGGCATCACCCGGCTGGCCGCCATCGCCTACGAAGTGAACGAGCGCACCGAGGACATCGGCGCCCGGCGACTGGCCACGGTGATGGAGCGCCTGCTCGACGAGGCGAGTTTCGACGCCGCCAACCTCGCGGGGCAGACGCTGACGGTCGATGCCGCCTATGTGGACGCCCGTCTGGGCGAGCTCAGCCGCAACGAAGATCTGTCGCGCTTCATCCTCTGA
- a CDS encoding class I SAM-dependent rRNA methyltransferase yields the protein MKTLKLRDGKERSLLRRHPWIFESAIARGGADSGETVRVEAHDGRFLGWAAFSPASRIRARVWSFVETDRIDAAFFAARVQAAVDMRRHLAIDSDGVRLVHGESDGLPGLIVDRYGDTLVAQFGSAGSERWKVVLADALLAATGLQKLYERSDASARGLEGLPEATGWLRGDGPTALVLQEHGWRLGLDIATGHKTGYYLDQRDSRKAFADTVQRLGSRRVLNCYSYTGGFTVAALVGQGAAGVQGGEVVTIDSSGPALEQARENLRLNGLDDAGCEFLDADVNASLRRFGQEGRVFDAIVLDPPKFAPTSAHAERAARAYKDINRLALKLLAPGGVLFTYSCSGGVPPELFHKIVASAGADAGVDGYVIQRLAGAPDHPMTLTFPEGEYLKGLVVLRRG from the coding sequence ATGAAAACTCTGAAACTGCGCGACGGCAAGGAGCGCTCCCTGCTGCGCCGTCATCCCTGGATCTTCGAATCGGCCATCGCCCGCGGCGGTGCCGACAGCGGCGAAACCGTGCGGGTGGAAGCCCACGACGGCCGCTTTCTCGGCTGGGCCGCCTTCAGCCCGGCCTCGCGCATCCGTGCGCGGGTCTGGAGCTTCGTGGAGACCGATCGCATCGACGCCGCCTTCTTCGCCGCGCGGGTGCAGGCGGCCGTCGACATGCGCCGCCACCTGGCCATCGACAGCGACGGCGTGCGCCTGGTGCACGGCGAGTCCGACGGCCTGCCGGGCCTCATCGTCGACCGCTACGGCGACACCCTGGTCGCCCAATTCGGCAGCGCCGGCTCCGAGCGTTGGAAGGTCGTGCTCGCCGACGCCCTGCTGGCCGCAACCGGCCTGCAGAAGCTCTACGAACGCTCCGACGCCAGCGCGCGCGGCCTCGAAGGCCTGCCCGAGGCCACCGGCTGGCTGCGCGGCGACGGCCCCACGGCGCTGGTGCTGCAGGAGCACGGCTGGCGCCTCGGCCTGGACATCGCCACCGGCCACAAGACCGGTTACTACCTCGACCAGCGCGACAGCCGCAAGGCCTTTGCCGATACGGTGCAGCGCCTGGGTTCGCGCCGGGTGCTCAACTGCTACAGCTATACCGGCGGCTTCACCGTGGCGGCGCTCGTCGGGCAAGGGGCCGCCGGGGTGCAGGGCGGCGAAGTCGTGACCATCGATTCCTCCGGCCCCGCGCTGGAACAGGCGCGCGAGAACCTGCGCCTGAACGGTCTCGACGACGCCGGCTGCGAGTTTCTCGACGCCGACGTCAACGCCAGCCTGCGCCGCTTCGGCCAGGAGGGCCGGGTGTTCGACGCCATCGTGCTCGACCCGCCCAAGTTCGCCCCCACCTCGGCACATGCCGAGCGGGCCGCGCGCGCCTACAAGGACATCAACCGGCTGGCGCTCAAGCTGCTGGCGCCGGGTGGTGTGCTGTTCACCTATTCATGCTCGGGCGGGGTGCCGCCGGAGCTGTTCCACAAGATCGTCGCCTCGGCCGGCGCCGATGCCGGTGTCGACGGCTACGTCATCCAGCGCCTGGCCGGCGCGCCCGATCACCCCATGACGCTGACCTTCCCCGAGGGCGAATACCTCAAGGGGCTGGTCGTGCTGCGGCGGGGCTGA
- a CDS encoding GTP-binding protein translates to MSLIPATILTGFLGSGKTTLLKRLLSENHGMKIAVIENEFGEENIDNDILVTESKEQIVQMSNGCVCCTIREDLREALQLLAAKKRKGLLDFDRVVIETTGLADPGPVAQTFFMDEEIAESYLLDSILTLVDAKHAPQQLDDRQEARRQVGFADQLFISKSDLVAADETDALIHRLKHMNPRAPIQKVNFGDVPLANVLDLRGFNLNATLDIDPDFLKEDDHGHDHHDHDHAHGEHCDHPSHAHGEHGHHHAHDDDVKSFAFKSERAFDPAKLEDFLGAIVNIYGPRMLRYKGVLHMQGTDRKVIFQGVHQLMGSDLGPAWAEGETRNSKMVFIGIDLPNDIFLQGLQQCLV, encoded by the coding sequence ATGAGCCTCATCCCCGCCACCATCCTCACCGGCTTTCTCGGCTCGGGCAAGACCACGCTGCTCAAGCGCCTGCTGTCCGAAAACCACGGCATGAAGATCGCCGTGATCGAGAACGAGTTCGGCGAGGAGAACATCGACAACGACATCCTGGTCACCGAGTCCAAGGAGCAGATCGTGCAGATGAGCAATGGCTGCGTCTGCTGCACCATCCGCGAAGACCTGCGCGAGGCGCTGCAGCTGCTGGCTGCCAAGAAGCGCAAGGGTCTGCTCGACTTCGACCGCGTCGTCATCGAGACCACCGGCCTGGCCGACCCCGGCCCGGTCGCGCAGACCTTCTTCATGGACGAGGAGATCGCCGAGAGCTATCTGCTCGATTCCATCCTCACGCTGGTCGACGCCAAGCACGCTCCGCAGCAGCTCGACGACCGCCAGGAGGCGCGCCGCCAGGTGGGCTTTGCCGACCAGCTCTTCATCAGCAAAAGCGACCTGGTCGCCGCCGACGAGACCGACGCGCTGATCCACCGGCTCAAGCACATGAACCCGCGCGCGCCGATCCAGAAGGTGAACTTCGGCGACGTGCCCCTGGCCAACGTGCTCGACCTGCGCGGCTTCAACCTCAACGCCACGCTCGACATCGACCCGGACTTCCTCAAGGAAGACGACCACGGCCACGATCACCACGACCACGACCATGCGCACGGCGAGCACTGCGACCATCCCTCGCACGCCCATGGCGAGCACGGCCACCACCATGCCCATGACGACGACGTGAAGAGCTTCGCCTTCAAGTCCGAGCGCGCCTTCGACCCCGCCAAGCTCGAGGATTTTCTCGGCGCCATCGTCAACATCTACGGCCCTCGCATGCTGCGCTACAAGGGCGTGCTCCACATGCAGGGCACCGACCGCAAGGTGATTTTTCAGGGCGTGCACCAGCTGATGGGCAGCGACCTCGGTCCGGCCTGGGCCGAAGGCGAAACGCGCAACAGCAAGATGGTCTTCATCGGCATCGACCTGCCCAACGACATCTTTCTGCAGGGACTGCAGCAATGCCTGGTCTGA
- the ftsL gene encoding cell division protein FtsL, with the protein MTRLSIVLLMAVMASALYLVHVQYESRKLFTEMERATAEAHRLEVERDRLEVEKRAQATPLRVEKLARDKLQMRNTTPAITLYVPYAANTAAGAGETGTTR; encoded by the coding sequence ATGACGCGTCTGTCCATCGTGCTGCTGATGGCCGTCATGGCCAGCGCCCTGTACCTGGTGCATGTGCAGTACGAGTCGCGCAAGCTCTTCACCGAAATGGAGCGCGCCACCGCCGAGGCGCACCGCCTGGAAGTGGAACGCGACCGGCTCGAGGTCGAGAAGCGCGCCCAGGCCACGCCGCTGCGGGTGGAAAAGCTCGCCCGCGACAAGCTGCAGATGCGCAACACCACGCCGGCCATCACGTTGTACGTGCCCTATGCCGCCAACACGGCAGCCGGCGCTGGCGAGACGGGGACCACGCGATGA
- a CDS encoding STAS domain-containing protein, protein MRKDRPTGILRRMVRLVLPAGSGQGGPTTSESESELDQDSGKGRQLLRELMERRRRNDLVRQREFDQLRRMRRLAAVHVPVPADADEEDEAAESEGTEFLDTAPDHDPEERAMTVRKINEIEEQMSRQWWKTRPAEPVDLLPNSRPPGGESRRPGDSQAATRHVPLPGHSTLDIGPPGPRPSTGFITTTGSAQVQITRRAPVPPVQPDLELPDLELPDMELPGAAAGEPADTMIPQLVATGPGPLPGPQPALPGFVHDPQLEEAAIEFANGDAMAAQLHIRHLIDSPASTEGASLLEYWFALFDLYRALGRREAFEASAIEYAERFGRSPPAWVSLAPDALPPAEGLVEGTGDFHWHSPALVGAHAVSLLTTGAATAPGAWWLDWSGLEGFEYDAVAPLLEAFHAWSLAEVHLCFEGSDRLLAALESRTLTGAADAEADWWRLRMEALRLMGRIDDYEEAALDYCITYEVSPPAWQEPRCICQVLQGGMQPAFDHASVAFADDDAPQPPPLPELVGEIGSDIASVLARVGEARERQLLMAPMDRDELLAIDCSRLVRLDFVAAGSVLGWAAARHAEGLAVEFRHLHRLAGIFFNVTGINEYARVYVRPD, encoded by the coding sequence ATGCGCAAGGACCGGCCCACCGGAATCCTCCGCCGGATGGTGCGCCTGGTGCTTCCCGCCGGATCGGGCCAGGGTGGCCCGACCACGTCTGAAAGCGAATCCGAACTCGACCAGGATTCCGGCAAGGGTCGCCAGCTCCTGCGTGAACTGATGGAGCGCCGCCGCCGCAACGACCTGGTGCGGCAACGCGAGTTCGACCAGCTGCGGCGCATGCGACGCCTCGCGGCGGTCCATGTTCCGGTGCCGGCCGACGCCGACGAGGAAGACGAGGCGGCCGAATCTGAAGGCACCGAGTTCCTCGACACCGCACCGGACCACGACCCCGAAGAGCGCGCGATGACCGTGCGCAAGATCAACGAGATCGAGGAGCAGATGTCGCGGCAGTGGTGGAAGACCCGCCCTGCCGAGCCGGTCGATCTGCTGCCGAACAGCCGTCCGCCCGGTGGCGAGAGCCGGCGTCCGGGCGATTCGCAGGCGGCGACCCGCCACGTTCCGCTGCCGGGTCACTCCACGCTGGATATCGGGCCGCCAGGGCCCCGGCCGTCGACCGGTTTCATCACCACCACCGGTTCTGCGCAGGTACAGATCACCCGCCGCGCCCCGGTGCCACCCGTGCAGCCCGACCTGGAATTGCCCGATCTGGAGTTGCCTGACATGGAGCTGCCCGGTGCGGCAGCGGGCGAGCCGGCCGACACCATGATTCCGCAGCTCGTGGCGACCGGCCCGGGACCGCTGCCTGGGCCGCAGCCCGCACTGCCTGGTTTCGTGCACGACCCGCAGCTGGAGGAGGCCGCCATCGAGTTCGCCAACGGCGACGCCATGGCCGCCCAGCTGCACATCCGCCACCTCATCGACAGCCCCGCGTCGACCGAAGGCGCATCGCTGCTGGAATACTGGTTCGCTTTGTTCGACCTCTACCGCGCGCTCGGGCGTCGCGAGGCCTTCGAAGCGTCCGCCATCGAATACGCCGAGCGTTTCGGCCGTTCGCCACCGGCCTGGGTGTCGCTGGCGCCCGACGCCCTGCCGCCGGCCGAAGGCTTGGTCGAGGGCACGGGCGATTTTCATTGGCACAGCCCCGCGCTCGTCGGCGCGCATGCAGTCTCGCTGCTCACCACCGGTGCCGCGACGGCGCCCGGCGCCTGGTGGCTGGACTGGTCCGGCCTGGAAGGTTTCGAATACGACGCGGTGGCGCCGCTGCTGGAGGCTTTCCATGCGTGGAGCCTGGCGGAGGTGCATCTCTGCTTCGAGGGCTCCGACCGCCTGCTCGCCGCACTGGAGTCCCGCACGCTCACCGGTGCCGCCGATGCCGAGGCCGACTGGTGGCGGCTGCGCATGGAGGCGCTGCGGCTGATGGGCCGGATCGACGATTACGAAGAGGCCGCGCTGGACTACTGCATCACCTACGAGGTGTCGCCGCCGGCCTGGCAGGAGCCCCGCTGTATCTGCCAGGTGCTGCAGGGCGGAATGCAGCCTGCGTTCGACCACGCGTCGGTGGCATTTGCCGACGACGATGCGCCGCAGCCTCCGCCCCTGCCCGAACTCGTCGGCGAGATCGGCAGCGACATCGCTTCCGTGCTGGCGCGGGTGGGCGAGGCACGGGAGCGGCAGCTCCTGATGGCGCCGATGGATCGCGACGAACTGCTGGCCATCGACTGCTCGCGGCTGGTGCGGCTCGACTTCGTGGCCGCCGGCTCGGTGCTCGGCTGGGCCGCGGCCCGGCACGCCGAAGGGCTGGCGGTGGAGTTTCGCCATCTCCACCGGCTGGCGGGCATCTTCTTCAATGTGACCGGCATCAACGAATACGCGCGGGTCTACGTCCGGCCGGATTGA